The following nucleotide sequence is from Myxosarcina sp. GI1.
GACAAAGCCAGCTTAATCGACCGTAGTTTAGAAATAGTTTTAACCAAATTAAAGTCAACAATAGCAGCAAAAGATAGATGTGCGATCGCCCTGGCTGGAGGCAGCACTCCCAAACCGCTTTACGAAGCTCTAGCCAGTCAGTCTTTACCCTGGGAAAAAATTCATATTTTTTGGGGGGACGAACGTTACGTCTCTGCTACCCATAGCGATAGCAATCAGCTTATGGCACGTCAGGCTTGGTTGGAGAAAGTAAATTTTCCTGCTGAGAATATTCATCCTATGCCAACGGCAGCCAACAACCCCGAAGCGGATGCTAAAAAATATGAAGCCGAATTACGAGATTTTTTTCAAACCGAATCTGAAGTTCCCGTTTTCGATCTGATTTTGTTGGGGATGGGAGATGACGGACATACAGCTTCGCTATTTCCTCATACAGAAGTGCTCAATGTCAGCGATCGCTCGATCGGAGTAGGTAATAAAGACGGGCAACCACGTCTGACTTTTACTATTCCTCTCATTAATCATGCCAATTGTGTTTTGTTTATGGTGGCAGGAGAAAATAAGCGTTCGGCACTCCAACAAGTCTTTGCCGACGAAGCCGATGCCAGGAATTATCCCAGTCGTTCGATCCAACCTCAAGGAGAACTATGGTGGTTATTAGATAAATCCGCAGGAGCGGTATTGGAAAAATAACCCGAATGTATTAATTTATCTGACAGAGTCTTGCTCTAAAATTTTTAAAATTATTTTAAAAATATAGATAGTTAAAACCAATTTTCAAAACACTTATGATCACTTGTCCTAACTGCAATCATCAAAATCCTCAAGAAGCTTTGCAATGCGAAAATTGCTATAGTTCTCTACCGGGAAGTGCTAGTTGTCCTAACTGCGGTGCAGCAGTTCAAACAGACGCTACTTTTTGCGGTCAGTGTGGTTTTAATCTCAATGCTGTAAATCTGGTTCCAGAAACAGAAGTTGCGGAGACAATAGTAACCTCCCAAACAACCCTCAAGCCTGAAGAGCCAGCAGCAGCCTCTACTTCTTCTCCTATGGTTAGCCCTTGGGATGAAGAATCGCCAGCAGCCGAATATGCGCCAGAGAGCGATTTTGTTGAAAGTAGCAATTCGACAGAGTTTATCGATCCAATAGATACCCCTGCGGCTAACAGGGAAGCTAGCGAACCAGAACCAACAATAGTTACCTCACCAGAGGAGCGAGACTTGGAGACTAGTGAAACTGCTTTTGCTTCGTCCGAACCAAACATGAATGGCGAATCCGCAACTGAAACCTATACTAATGCTCCCGTTGAAGACTCGGACCTAGAAACGGAAACATTTGCGCCAGTGGCGATTGAGCCTGAAGCTAATGCCTCTGTTTCAGAACCTCTATCTACTGAAGAATCTGTTATTACTTTTGCCGACGAAAACGAGGAGACTTTTAGCCAAAAGAAAGAACTAAGCTCGACTACAGACGAGGCAAGTTCGGTAGAAGCGGACATGGCAATCGAAGATATAGGAACTTCTGTGGCTGCTTCAGAACTTCCCGACTTCCAAAAGGATACCTCAACTGCTGCTTCAATTTCAGACTCAGACGAGAGCTTCGATTCGGCTACTCAATTGCAATCGAGTAATATTAGTTTGCTACACGTTCAAACCAATACCCCTTTGCTAGTTCCTCCCAATCTAGACCTGATTCATATTGGTAAGCCCAATAATAAAATTCCTCCGGATATAGATGTTTCGGGCTTTGCCCACTCTGAAGTTGTTTCCAGGATTCATGCCGACCTACGGGTAGAAGGCGATATTTACTTTATTGAAGATGTGGGTAGTTCCAACGGAACTTATGTCAACCATACTTCGCTAATTCCTGGAAATCGTCATCGGCTAAGAGCGGGCGATCGCATTTCTTTGGGTAAGGAAGATTTAGTCTCCTTTATCTTCCAGATTGATTAGCTATAGCAAAAGGCAAAACTAAAATGCCTAACCTTTCGACAATTGGCAAAATCAACGTAGAGCTAAATCCGACTCTAAAGTAAGATCGAGATCTTGGTTGGGGTCGATGGAAACTAGCTCTGCTTTCCTTCCCCCTAGTAGTATTCCTGCTAAGGCACCCGCTCCCGCTCCGCCTAAAACTTCCACTGCATTAACATCGCCAAAGATTCCAGCAAGTACGGTGGCTGCCGCTCCGCCAATTGCTGCTCCTTTGAGAATGTCTCCCGTACCCGCTCCTTTTTTTACCGTTTCGGTACGGGTAACAATATCAGAACTAGCATTGATATACTGTGCCGAACCGTCGGGAAACACAATTTCTTCGGCAACAAAACGCGAACCATCGCCAGCGGGTTCGATTTGTCCTACTATTTCACTACCGTAAGGAATTAGTGTTTGCCGATCTCTACTTCTGATATTAGCGGCAACGGTAAGAGTTACGGGTACGGTTTCTTCTTTAGTAACAAGAATTTTTTCTCGCTCGTATTCTACGGGAATAACGACTCCTCTGGGTATGGTTAAGGGACTGTAGCGATCGCGGCTGTCTTCTCGTCTGGGAAAATCTCTTTCTCTTTGAGAAGGAAAAAGCTGCGCCGCAGCAGGATTGGTATTAAACAATGAGGTAACAGCGACCGTATTGAGAGTCAATGTTACTAGTAAGGTGGTTGGTTTAAAGTATTTAGGTTTAAACATAGATCTAACTATGGTATTTGGTGTAGCCTGTTAGAAAAAAAGATCGATACTTACAAACAGGCTGGCGAAATTTGTTTGTTTCGCTAGTAATCTTTTAGACGCACTAAGGAAGATCCTAGTTCCAGAGCGAATGAGTTCTACTCAAAAACAGCGAGCGAAACACAATGCTCAAACCCAAAATGCACCTTAAAATTTGGCAAAAACTTCAGACAGCCTCAACCCTGTCTTTAATAAGTTCGGGATTGCTCATAGCGATTTTGGGCAGTTTGGGATGGCTGGCTATACAAGATGG
It contains:
- a CDS encoding S-layer domain-containing protein, with amino-acid sequence MFKPKYFKPTTLLVTLTLNTVAVTSLFNTNPAAAQLFPSQRERDFPRREDSRDRYSPLTIPRGVVIPVEYEREKILVTKEETVPVTLTVAANIRSRDRQTLIPYGSEIVGQIEPAGDGSRFVAEEIVFPDGSAQYINASSDIVTRTETVKKGAGTGDILKGAAIGGAAATVLAGIFGDVNAVEVLGGAGAGALAGILLGGRKAELVSIDPNQDLDLTLESDLALR
- a CDS encoding FHA domain-containing protein; translation: MITCPNCNHQNPQEALQCENCYSSLPGSASCPNCGAAVQTDATFCGQCGFNLNAVNLVPETEVAETIVTSQTTLKPEEPAAASTSSPMVSPWDEESPAAEYAPESDFVESSNSTEFIDPIDTPAANREASEPEPTIVTSPEERDLETSETAFASSEPNMNGESATETYTNAPVEDSDLETETFAPVAIEPEANASVSEPLSTEESVITFADENEETFSQKKELSSTTDEASSVEADMAIEDIGTSVAASELPDFQKDTSTAASISDSDESFDSATQLQSSNISLLHVQTNTPLLVPPNLDLIHIGKPNNKIPPDIDVSGFAHSEVVSRIHADLRVEGDIYFIEDVGSSNGTYVNHTSLIPGNRHRLRAGDRISLGKEDLVSFIFQID
- the pgl gene encoding 6-phosphogluconolactonase, which translates into the protein MKKFVEILPDKASLIDRSLEIVLTKLKSTIAAKDRCAIALAGGSTPKPLYEALASQSLPWEKIHIFWGDERYVSATHSDSNQLMARQAWLEKVNFPAENIHPMPTAANNPEADAKKYEAELRDFFQTESEVPVFDLILLGMGDDGHTASLFPHTEVLNVSDRSIGVGNKDGQPRLTFTIPLINHANCVLFMVAGENKRSALQQVFADEADARNYPSRSIQPQGELWWLLDKSAGAVLEK